Proteins encoded by one window of Nicotiana tabacum cultivar K326 chromosome 10, ASM71507v2, whole genome shotgun sequence:
- the LOC107826075 gene encoding LOW QUALITY PROTEIN: pyruvate decarboxylase 1 (The sequence of the model RefSeq protein was modified relative to this genomic sequence to represent the inferred CDS: inserted 2 bases in 1 codon) encodes MLSLTEQKNKNRVISKPSSSPSMDFKVGAIDTCKPLNNVVANLPAQNAVTIQTXNTVPFNSPDSTLGRHLARRLVQIGVTDVFSVPGDFNLTLLDHLVSEPELNLVGCCNELNAGYAADGYARARGVGACVVTFTVGGLSVLNAIAGAYSENLPLICIVGGPNSNDYGTNRILHHTIGLQDFSQELRCFQTVTCYQAVVNNLEDAHELIDTAVSTALKESKPVYISIGCNLPGIPHPTFSREPVPFALSPRLSNMMGLEAAVEAAAEFLNKAVKPVLVGGPKMRVAKASDAFVELSDACGYAVAVMPSAKGLFPEHHSHFIGTYWGAVSTAFCAEIVESADAYLFAGPIFNDYSSVGYSLLLKKEKAIIVQPDRVTIGNGPAFGCVLMRDFLAALAKRLKHNPTAFENYHRIYVPEGHPLKCEPKEALRVNVLFQHIQNMLSGDSAVIAETGDSWFNCQKLKLPQGCGYEFQMQYGSIGWSVGATLGYAQAAPEKRVIACIGDGSFQVTAQDISTMLRCGQRTIIFLINNGGYTIEVEIHDGPYNVIKNWNYTGLVDAIHNGDGKCWTTKVRCEEELVEAIETANGAKKDCLCLIEVIVHKDDTSKELLEWGSRVSAANSRPPNPQ; translated from the exons ATGCTCTCACTCAcagaacaaaaaaacaaaaacagagTAATCAGCAAACCTTCATCATCACCTTCAATGGATTTCAAGGTCGGTGCAATCGACACGTGTAAACCTTTAAACAACGTAGTAGCCAACTTACCAGCCCAAAACGCCGTTACAATCCAAAC TAACACCGTTCCGTTCAATTCCCCAGACTCAACTCTAGGCCGTCACCTCGCACGCCGTTTAGTCCAAATCGGCGTCACCGACGTTTTCTCCGTTCCCGGCGACTTCAACTTAACACTTTTAGACCACCTCGTATCTGAACCTGAACTTAACCTCGTAGGTTGTTGTAATGAACTTAATGCTGGTTATGCCGCTGACGGTTATGCTAGAGCACGTGGTGTGGGTGCGTGTGTTGTTACGTTTACTGTTGGGGGATTAAGTGTTTTGAATGCTATAGCGGGTGCTTATAGTGAGAATTTACCGTTGATATGTATTGTTGGGGGACCTAATTCGAATGATTATGGAACCAACAGGATTTTACATCATACTATTGGGTTGCAGGATTTTAGTCAGGAGCTTCGTTGCTTTCAAACTGTCACTTGTTACCAG GCTGTGGTGAATAATTTAGAGGATGCACATGAACTGATTGACACTGCTGTATCTACAGCTTTGAAAGAGAGTAAGCCGGTGTATATAAGCATAGGCTGTAATCTGCCGGGGATTCCACACCCTACTTTCAGTCGTGAACCAGTTCCATTTGCCCTCTCTCCCAG ACTGAGTAATATGATGGGTTTGGAAGCAGCAGTGGAGGCAGCGGCTGAGTTCTTGAACAAAGCAGTAAAGCCAGTACTTGTTGGAGGGCCAAAAATGCGGGTTGCAAAGGCATCTGATGCTTTTGTTGAGTTGTCTGATGCCTGTGGTTATGCTGTCGCAGTGATGCCATCTGCTAAAGGGTTGTTTCCCGAACACCATTCACATTTCATTGGGACTTACTGGGGTGCAGTGAGCACAGCCTTCTGTGCTGAAATCGTGGAATCTGCTGATGCATACTTGTTTGCTGGACCTATTTTTAATGACTATAGCTCTGTTGGTTATTCTCTGCTTCTCAAGAAAGAGAAAGCGATCATTGTCCAGCCTGATCGTGTGACTATTGGGAATGGACCAGCGTTTGGTTGTGTTCTGATGAGGGATTTCCTTGCTGCATTAGCAAAGAGATTAAAGCATAATCCGACTGCTTTTGAGAATTACCATAGGATTTATGTTCCTGAGGGACATCCTCTTAAATGTGAGCCTAAGGAGGCATTAAGGGTTAATGTTCTATTTCAACACATTCAGAATATGTTGTCTGGCGACAGTGCTGTGATTGCTGAGACGGGGGACTCGTGGTTCAATTGCCAGAAGCTGAAATTGCCACAAGGATGTGG GTATGAGTTCCAAATGCAGTATGGATCCATCGGTTGGTCTGTCGGTGCAACTCTTGGTTACGCACAAGCTGCACCTGAAAAGCGGGTGATTGCTTGCATCGGTGACGGTAGCTTTCAG GTGACTGCTCAGGATATTTCAACGATGCTGAGGTGTGGACAAAGAACCATTATCTTCTTGATAAACAATGGTGGCTACACAATTGAAGTTGAGATCCATGATGGACCTTACAATGTGATCAAGAATTGGAATTACACCGGATTAGTCGATGCAATCCATAATGGAGATGGAAAATGTTGGACAACCAAG GTTCGTTGTGAAGAGGAGCTAGTGGAAGCAATTGAAACAGCAAATGGAGCCAAGAAAGACTGCCTATGCCTCATTGAAGTGATTGTCCATAAAGATGACACTAGCAAAGAACTGCTTGAATGGGGTTCAAGGGTCTCAGCAGCTAATAGTCGTCCACCAAACCCACAGTAA
- the LOC107826076 gene encoding transcription factor bHLH140 isoform X2: MGAPGSGKSTFCDLVMRVSTRPWVRICQDTIGNGKAGTKNQCLTGAASALKEGKSVFIDRCNLDREQRADFVKLVGPQVEKHAVVLDLPAKLCISRSVKRTGHEGNLQGGKAAAVVNRMLQKKELPKLNEGYARITVCQDEKDVQAAINTYTALGPSDKLPPGFFGQKNSDAKVQLGIMKFLKKKDPPGCSDTVSNVSPENIQSHATKERDSNQVVESHEEPKMASAGSNISLENIPTLAFPSISTADFHFNLDKASDIIVEKVEEYVNKLGNARLVLVDLSQNSKILSLVKAKAAEKNIDSKKFLTFAGNITKLYSEGGLHCTAIANATNWRLKPGGGGVNAAIFSAAGPALETATKATAGSLSPGKAIVVPLPSSSPLFSREGVTHVIHVLGPNMNPQRPNHLNNDYVKGCQILREAYSALFDGFASIVRTQGEPSKDNFEKELKREPQPEQGSTNGDQKAKREAAPEVDMNKKYKSFVKELGPNVGSSGDGNTGEQTRKAWGSWAQALYDTAMHPERHKNIIIEKSDDVVVLNDLYPKAQKHLLVLARVEGLDRLADVQKEHLTLLKTMHGVGLKWAEMFLSENNSLIFRLGYHSVPSMRQLHLHVISQDFDSKHLKNKKHWNSFNSPFFRDSVDVIDEVSQNGRATLKDENFLSMELRCHRCRSAHPNIPRLKAHISSCQASFPAFLLQNGRLVLLEGKDADH; this comes from the exons ATGGGTGCTCCAGGAAGTGGTAAGTCTACATTTTGTGACCTTGTAATGCGAGTCTCTACCCGCCCTTGGGTTCGTATTTGCCAG GATACCATTGGGAATGGTAAGGCTGGGACAAAGAACCAATGCTTGACAGGGGCAGCTAGTGCACTAAAAGAAGGCAAAAGTGTATTTATAGATAGATGCAACTTGGATAGAGAACAGCGGGCCGATTTTGTGAAGCTTGTTGGTCCACAAGTTGAGAAGCACGCCGTGGTACTTGATCTTCCAGCTAAGCTTTGTATTTCTCGGTCGGTTAAGAGGACGGGGCATGAAGGAAATTTGCAGGGTGGGAAGGCTGCTGCAGTTGTGAATAGGATGCTGCAAAAGAAAGAGTTGCCTAAGCTGAATGAAGGATATGCTCGAATTACGGTTTGCCAAGATGAAAAAGATGTTCAAGCTGCAATCAATACGTACACTGCACTTGGTCCATCGGATAAACTTCCACCAGGCTTTTTCGGGCAGAAGAACTCAGATGCCAAAGTCCAACTTGGTATAATGAAGTTCCTCAAAAAAAAGGATCCTCCTGGATGTTCTGATACTGTGTCGAATGTCTCTCCAGAGAACATTCAATCTCATGCAACCAAGGAAAGGGACTCCAACCAAGTAGTAGAGAGCCATGAAGAACCTAAAATGGCATCTGCTGGCAGTAACATATCTTTAGAAAATATCCCCACACTTGCATTTCCATCTATTTCTACAGCAGATTTCCATTTCAATCTTGATAAAGCATCAGATATAATAGTTGAAAAGGTGGAAGAATATGTAAATAAGCTTGGAAATGCTAGGCTTGTCTTGGTGGATTTGTCTCAGAATTCAAAAATACTGTCCCTTGTCAAGGCTAAAGCTGCAGAGAAGAACATCGACTCCAAAAAGTTTCTTACATTTGCGGGGAATATAACTAAACTATACTCGGAAGGAGGTTTGCACTGCACCGCAATTGCTAATGCCACTAATTG GCGACTAAAACCAGGAGGTGGAGGTGTAAATGCTGCTATATTTAGTGCAGCTGGTCCTGCCCTTGAAACTGCAACCAAAGCTACAGCTGGATCCCTTAGTCCTGGAAAAGCTATTGTTGTCCCTCTTCCTTCATCTTCTCCCTTGTTTAGTAGGGAAGGGGTTACTCATGTCATACATGTCCTTGGACCAAATATGAATCCCCAGAGACCAAACCATCTCAACAATGACTATGTCAAGGGCTGTCAAATACTCCGGGAAGCTTACTCAGCACTTTTTGATGGTTTTGCTTCTATAGTTAGGACTCAAGGAGAACCGTCTAAggataattttgaaaaagaaCTGAAAAGAGAACCTCAACCAGAGCAAGGTTCTACAAATGGTGATCAGAAAGCCAAGCGGGAAGCTGCCCCTGAAGTTGACATGAACAAGAAGTACAAAAGCTTTGTGAAAGAACTTGGACCCAATGTTGGAAGTTCTGGAGATGGAAATACTGGTGAACAGACAAGAAAGGCATGGGGCTCATGGGCTCAAGCTCTTTACGACACTGCAATGCATCCTGAGAGGCATAAGAATATAATAATAGAGAAGTCAGATGATGTTGTTGTACTGAATGATCTTTATCCAAAG GCTCAGAAACACCTCTTAGTGTTGGCACGCGTTGAAGGTCTTGATCGTCTTGCAGATGTTCAGAAAGAGCACCTCACATTATTAAAGACAATGCACGGTGTTGGCTTGAAGTGGGCTGAAATGTTTCTATCGGAAAACAATTCATTAATATTCCGCCTTGGATATCATTCG GTTCCTTCAATGCGTCAACTGCATCTTCATGTGATAAGCCAAGACTTTGATTCAAAACATCTGAAGAATAAGAAGCACTGGAATTCATTCAACTCGCCCTTCTTCCGGGATTCAGTTGATGTAATAGATGAAGTTAGCCAAAATGGGAGGGCCACTTTAAAGGATGAGAATTTCCTTTCCATGGAGCTAAGGTGCCATCGATGTCGAAGTGCACATCCAAACATTCCTCGTCTTAAGGCACATATTAGTTCTTGTCAAGCTTCCTTTCCTGCATTTCTGCTGCAAAATGGTCGTCTAGTTTTGTTAGAAGGTAAAGATGCAGATCATTGA
- the LOC107826076 gene encoding transcription factor bHLH140 isoform X1, whose translation MEAMKIDPETNSKGKDEAKPILVILMGAPGSGKSTFCDLVMRVSTRPWVRICQDTIGNGKAGTKNQCLTGAASALKEGKSVFIDRCNLDREQRADFVKLVGPQVEKHAVVLDLPAKLCISRSVKRTGHEGNLQGGKAAAVVNRMLQKKELPKLNEGYARITVCQDEKDVQAAINTYTALGPSDKLPPGFFGQKNSDAKVQLGIMKFLKKKDPPGCSDTVSNVSPENIQSHATKERDSNQVVESHEEPKMASAGSNISLENIPTLAFPSISTADFHFNLDKASDIIVEKVEEYVNKLGNARLVLVDLSQNSKILSLVKAKAAEKNIDSKKFLTFAGNITKLYSEGGLHCTAIANATNWRLKPGGGGVNAAIFSAAGPALETATKATAGSLSPGKAIVVPLPSSSPLFSREGVTHVIHVLGPNMNPQRPNHLNNDYVKGCQILREAYSALFDGFASIVRTQGEPSKDNFEKELKREPQPEQGSTNGDQKAKREAAPEVDMNKKYKSFVKELGPNVGSSGDGNTGEQTRKAWGSWAQALYDTAMHPERHKNIIIEKSDDVVVLNDLYPKAQKHLLVLARVEGLDRLADVQKEHLTLLKTMHGVGLKWAEMFLSENNSLIFRLGYHSVPSMRQLHLHVISQDFDSKHLKNKKHWNSFNSPFFRDSVDVIDEVSQNGRATLKDENFLSMELRCHRCRSAHPNIPRLKAHISSCQASFPAFLLQNGRLVLLEGKDADH comes from the exons ATGGAAGCAATGAAGATTGATCCTGAAACTAATTCAAAAG GGAAGGATGAAGCGAAACCCATATTGGTAATATTGATGGGTGCTCCAGGAAGTGGTAAGTCTACATTTTGTGACCTTGTAATGCGAGTCTCTACCCGCCCTTGGGTTCGTATTTGCCAG GATACCATTGGGAATGGTAAGGCTGGGACAAAGAACCAATGCTTGACAGGGGCAGCTAGTGCACTAAAAGAAGGCAAAAGTGTATTTATAGATAGATGCAACTTGGATAGAGAACAGCGGGCCGATTTTGTGAAGCTTGTTGGTCCACAAGTTGAGAAGCACGCCGTGGTACTTGATCTTCCAGCTAAGCTTTGTATTTCTCGGTCGGTTAAGAGGACGGGGCATGAAGGAAATTTGCAGGGTGGGAAGGCTGCTGCAGTTGTGAATAGGATGCTGCAAAAGAAAGAGTTGCCTAAGCTGAATGAAGGATATGCTCGAATTACGGTTTGCCAAGATGAAAAAGATGTTCAAGCTGCAATCAATACGTACACTGCACTTGGTCCATCGGATAAACTTCCACCAGGCTTTTTCGGGCAGAAGAACTCAGATGCCAAAGTCCAACTTGGTATAATGAAGTTCCTCAAAAAAAAGGATCCTCCTGGATGTTCTGATACTGTGTCGAATGTCTCTCCAGAGAACATTCAATCTCATGCAACCAAGGAAAGGGACTCCAACCAAGTAGTAGAGAGCCATGAAGAACCTAAAATGGCATCTGCTGGCAGTAACATATCTTTAGAAAATATCCCCACACTTGCATTTCCATCTATTTCTACAGCAGATTTCCATTTCAATCTTGATAAAGCATCAGATATAATAGTTGAAAAGGTGGAAGAATATGTAAATAAGCTTGGAAATGCTAGGCTTGTCTTGGTGGATTTGTCTCAGAATTCAAAAATACTGTCCCTTGTCAAGGCTAAAGCTGCAGAGAAGAACATCGACTCCAAAAAGTTTCTTACATTTGCGGGGAATATAACTAAACTATACTCGGAAGGAGGTTTGCACTGCACCGCAATTGCTAATGCCACTAATTG GCGACTAAAACCAGGAGGTGGAGGTGTAAATGCTGCTATATTTAGTGCAGCTGGTCCTGCCCTTGAAACTGCAACCAAAGCTACAGCTGGATCCCTTAGTCCTGGAAAAGCTATTGTTGTCCCTCTTCCTTCATCTTCTCCCTTGTTTAGTAGGGAAGGGGTTACTCATGTCATACATGTCCTTGGACCAAATATGAATCCCCAGAGACCAAACCATCTCAACAATGACTATGTCAAGGGCTGTCAAATACTCCGGGAAGCTTACTCAGCACTTTTTGATGGTTTTGCTTCTATAGTTAGGACTCAAGGAGAACCGTCTAAggataattttgaaaaagaaCTGAAAAGAGAACCTCAACCAGAGCAAGGTTCTACAAATGGTGATCAGAAAGCCAAGCGGGAAGCTGCCCCTGAAGTTGACATGAACAAGAAGTACAAAAGCTTTGTGAAAGAACTTGGACCCAATGTTGGAAGTTCTGGAGATGGAAATACTGGTGAACAGACAAGAAAGGCATGGGGCTCATGGGCTCAAGCTCTTTACGACACTGCAATGCATCCTGAGAGGCATAAGAATATAATAATAGAGAAGTCAGATGATGTTGTTGTACTGAATGATCTTTATCCAAAG GCTCAGAAACACCTCTTAGTGTTGGCACGCGTTGAAGGTCTTGATCGTCTTGCAGATGTTCAGAAAGAGCACCTCACATTATTAAAGACAATGCACGGTGTTGGCTTGAAGTGGGCTGAAATGTTTCTATCGGAAAACAATTCATTAATATTCCGCCTTGGATATCATTCG GTTCCTTCAATGCGTCAACTGCATCTTCATGTGATAAGCCAAGACTTTGATTCAAAACATCTGAAGAATAAGAAGCACTGGAATTCATTCAACTCGCCCTTCTTCCGGGATTCAGTTGATGTAATAGATGAAGTTAGCCAAAATGGGAGGGCCACTTTAAAGGATGAGAATTTCCTTTCCATGGAGCTAAGGTGCCATCGATGTCGAAGTGCACATCCAAACATTCCTCGTCTTAAGGCACATATTAGTTCTTGTCAAGCTTCCTTTCCTGCATTTCTGCTGCAAAATGGTCGTCTAGTTTTGTTAGAAGGTAAAGATGCAGATCATTGA